A segment of the Carya illinoinensis cultivar Pawnee chromosome 1, C.illinoinensisPawnee_v1, whole genome shotgun sequence genome:
AAACTCTATTACCAAACTAAGGTGTATATGACCAAAGTAAATGGTATATCCAAAGCATATCTTTTCCAAACATATATGAAACCCCAAACTATCCTTTtgtctctgtttttcttttgggtTTGCCATTATCTCATGTATGAATGCGTGCGAACACTCCAAATTGACGTGCTTGCTAGTTGTCTACCCGAAAAGCATTGCTCAAGTTTGAACTTTTGACTGTGGTTTAAAGTTTGTGCTTGAAGAATTCTTCCACACAGCTTTTGGGTTCATTCTCTACACAGCCGCATCTGGCTTTAAAGCTGCGAGGACATTCTGATATATGAACTCGCTGAAATGGAGTGTATTGTTTTGAATGTATAAGGTcaggtttggatgttgagagtttttttataaatagtagtgagttgagaatGTGGAATGAGTTTTTATGGAGCTcacttaaaatgagtttagatatgtttagatgttaaaatgattttagatgTGTTTATGGAAAGTAGAAAAATGTTATGGATTTCACGTGGAAAGAAGTTTTGAATTgatatgagtttagtaatttaagagtTGGGTGTTTGCATGTtagattcaatttaaaattaggtaGATTGCATTTCAGTCTAAGTGGGCCCTAAATTTATACGCGACTTCTTATGAGGGAAAGAGTAAATAGAAAATACAACTGTCAAGGCTTTCTTTGGTTGTCCGAACCTTTCAGAATCTAAGAGCTAGGAGGAGAAATAGCAGAGGCCATGTGGGTGCTTGTGTGAGACCTTCGACATAAATAGCAATGGCTTAGAAGAGTAGCTGCACAAGTCATTCCTTAAAGAACGTGAAGAGACAAAAGACCCGTAAAATCAGATCCCCAATATGGCTAGGTCTCTGCAATTCATACAAAATAACTTGCTTTGCTACttgtaaattaattttatcGAAGAAGCTTCATATGGGTTCGAGAAAACCCATACGCAAATGAAAACCTATGGGCATGTATTGAAACCGTGTCGTCTTTTTGTTAAAATCAGGGCTGGAAAGCCATCTTGTCTAGCTCCTTTGTCAACATTCAAATGTCTCTTTGCAGAAAAAAGTGACCAGTTCAAagggataaaagaaaaaactaaagcaggggaaaaagccacaaaagGGGGTTCATCGCGGTTTAGGCTTTTAAGAAAGACAATAATAACTTGGGTTATAGATAAGAACAGGCCGGTCCTAACATACAGACAATAATACTATAGCCCTACTTAAATGTAATTCGTCTGCACCCAAGGGCCTAGCTTTGGCAGCGGCTTTCCCTTCCCCTAATTGCCATTAAAGTTGGACATGATTTAACCACAATGTACCTTTATTTGCTGCGTAACATCACCCTATATCCCTACTTACATAAAAACTAATACTACGTACTCCACCAAAAGGACAACTAGTTTTTTAAGAGTCTCATTCATCTTCCAGTTTATCACTGCTTTCCCAAGTAAGCATCAATAATGCTCTTCATTCGACCTAACTTTGTATCCCATTTCTCAACTCCACCTTTTCCAAAGAGATTTTCCTCTAATTTGATGCCAATTAAAATCTAGAACTAGAAACTGAATGAATTAAAAGTGAGGAAGTGAAGACAATTTATGTGCTAAAGGTTTTGGAAACAcggatataaatttttttagggaATTTTGGGGTTTAGTGTCGTAaacaactatataaattatagagTCTACTTCGTGTATTTGTCTCTCAGTCTAAATTTTTGAAGTTGGGTTAAATGGGATCTGAATGTTTGATAATATATAGAAGAGCATAATCAGTTTAGCTTAGACAATAATGGTGATCCTAACCAAAATACTTTGGTCCGTGATAACTTGCTAGACACATGTAAGACTAGTTAATGGAATCAAAGCACGTTTGAATTGATGACTTACTTTGTAAAGAAGCATAAGAGGGCCATATGCACTGTTTCAGTCACGGATGGTGTTGATGTTTTATAGCCAGCGAGAGAGAGCACATCCTCAGTCACGCACCCACAGTTACTCCATTTTATGGCCCTTGATCACGCACCAATGTCTACTGTCTATAATTAGCCTCAGcttccccccaaaaaaaaaagccgctcttaaaggaaaagaaaaggaagactACTCCAAAAAGAAACATACCCTACTTACTCGATCTCAACAACCacattccttttgaaaaaaataaaaagatattgggatttaaaaagaaaattataaataaatgagtAAATATAAGAGGCCACCACCTATGGCACCATTAAATGGCAGTGTTTATTATGGCATCCAAACTGCGTAGAGAAGTCTGACACAATTCATCCGCATCTGCTGATAATATTTAAGCCACCCAAAAATAAGAAACTCTCACCCATGACACCATTTATTcccctttatttaaaaaattaaaaaaaaaattctgaaccTTTTTACCTCTCCACCTCCGCAACCCCACCAATGGTGAAGCCAAGCCAGTAGCCACACTCACTGACAGTTAGAGGAGCTTCAAGCCAACAAGCCAAATGTACCCACTCTGGCTTTatgttcaagttttttttttttttttgaaagtttctAACACCAAATACAAGCTCTAAATGTTGTAGAATACCAAATTTATAAAGTACCTAAACGAAGTGTTTTAAGCCACCACCGTCTCTCTGCCATTTTCATTTGCCCATTTTgcttacctctctctctctcagccccTGAAATAGAGGACGCAGAGTCACTACAGAGAAGTTTAATGTCCCCCCACCGGCTCtaaacatctctctctctctctccatcgcTCTTTTTTCAAGACCGAACCTTATTGTAGGGTCATCGACTGCCTCTGCTCAGAGACTCAGAACCATTTGTTTGCTCCCAACGTCTCCGTGTTTTGCTTGGAAACACCCAAACGAAAGAACAGAGCAGAAATCTTTTGTAGTGCTCTTGTAATTCACTACCTACGTTTTAGCTGCCTCTGTTTCCCAGATCTGCTAGCAACACGCTCTGTCTCCATTCTTGTACCCTTCTGTTTGTACCATTTGAGTTGAAGCTATGAGTAAAGAAGATTTTTTGAAGATCCAGGTACTCTCTCCCTCAGCCATTGTACCGCTTCTACTTCACATTTCTTTTCTTACAAAAAATCATTGCTTCATtgtgaaaaatacttactttcttatctttccttcaatttttttttttaaaaagaaaattcattGCACACTCGTCCTATTATGTGTGGTCATTTCTCATAACAAGCTTGGTTTATGTTTCTCTTTAAAATGATGTCTCTCTTTACTCTATGTTTGTTCTTTGGGTTGCTTGTGCATGCAGAAATCTGTCCTCAAAGTGAACATCCACTGTGATGGATGTAAgcagaaagtgaagaagatctTGCAAAAAATTGATGGTATCATTTCATATACGGACGCCCTCTCTTCTGCTACTATTAGCTCTGTTCTCTTTCCATGCTGATCTTTAGCATGTGTACCAAAAAACATTTTGCATTTCTTCTGTGATATGAATTtgaatagatttttctttttaattcacgGGACGGTTCTTTTTCCTGCAGGCGTTTACACCACAGAAATAGATGCGGAGCACGGGAAGGTGACAGTCACTGGAAATGTAGACCCAGCCGTGCTCATCAAGAAGCTTGTGAAGTCAGGAAAACATGCAGAGCTCTGGGGTGCTCCAAAGGCCAACAACAAAGGTCAGAAGGGTGGTAACAACCAGCCCAAAGGTGGACAACCGAACccacagcagcagcagcagctgcAACATCTGCAGCAACAGCAACATCTGCAGCAACAGCAACATCTGCAGCAACAGCAACATCTGCAGCAACTGCAACAGCTCCAGCAGCTGCAGCAACAACTTCAGCAGATGAAAGAGTTACAAGGTCTGAAGCTGCCCCAATTCAAGGACATGAAAATGCCCAAGGACCAGAACGCAAACCAAAAGGCAGTGAGGTTCGACTTGCCAGACGATGATGACGAGTATGATGATGAATTTGAtgaatatgatgatgatgatgtttatGATGATGACGAATTTGAGGATGAAATGGACGATCCACACCATCCCCTTAATAAGATGAATGCTATGATGAACAGAAATAACCCACAGCTCATGAATGCCCAGAAGGGAggaaatggtggtggtggtggtggcagtAATGGCAAAAAAGGTGGTGGTGGAGCTTTGCCTGTTCAGATAAATGGTGGAAACAATGATGGCAAACATGGAAATGGAGGAAAGAAGGGCGGTGGCGGTGGAGGTAACAATCAAAATCAAGGCGGTGGGGGTGGTAAAAATGGGGGTAAAAATGGAGGTGGCGTACCCTCGGATGCTAAAAATCCAGACGGTGGTGGGGCAGGTAACAAGAGTGGCCACAATGGTGCTAATGGAAACAACAGTAATGTCAATGGGGGCAAAAAGAATGATGGGGTTCATCCCATGAACCCTCATGGGATGCACATGGGTGGCCCTCATGGTTTGGTCGGAGGAAACGCGGGTCATATGGGCGGCATGAACATGCCATTGGGCCAAATGGGCAACATGCCGATGGGCCAAATGGGTAACATCCCGGCCGTTCAAGGCCTTCCGGCGACCGCCATGAACGGCGGTGGAGGCGGGTATTTCCAGGGGGCTGGACCTGAGGCGATGCCTGGCAACCCATACCACCACCAGCAATACCTGGCGGCAATGTTGCAGCATCAGCAACAACAACAGCGCGCCGCAATGGCGAACGAAAGGTTCCAACACATGATGTATGCCAGGCCCCCTCCGGCGGTCAATTATATGCCTCCATACAACCCCTACCCGCCTCCACCCGATCCATACGCCCACGCTTTTAGTGATGCTTTTAGTGATGAGAACACATCGGGTTGTAATGTCATGTGAATCTGGCCGTAGATGTTGCTGCTGTGGGTTAATTTGCTCAGGTTTCTGACGGTGGGTGGCAATGGCGAATCAGATGATAGTTTGCGAGCAGTGCAAGTTCTTTATGCCTAATATTATATACTTGGAAATGGGTTTCTTCGATTTTTAGTTTAATATCTCCATTTCTATTTTACCCCCTTTAATTTCCTTCAATCCCAAGTTGAATTCGGGCTCTATCTAATCATCATAGGGAGTATTTATAGATAGatcatatatgttatatattaaaagctTTTAGGGGCAGAAGAATGAAATTTAAGCTTGGGGGGATGGTGGTGCATCTTGTGAGTTTTGGGCTTTTCTTTTATGGGAATGTTTATATGTGTTTATATTTTGCAAACAAAAATAAGATCgaaaaaaagtagagaagaATGGCAGCAACAGAAAAAGCCAATCTCTCTCCCCGTTTCTTCCCCCAAATACAtgtgtgctctctctctctctctctctctctctctctctctctgtctttctttatataaaatcatcttaaaGAGCCATTACGATCCTGAGATCCAGAATGCTCGTGCTCTGTTCTGTTATCTTCTTAGATTGCATCTATTCTGGTCCATGTATCAAATCGCCACCGGAATTACGATTGATGTTTGTGTTGTGGGGTTGATGGGGCGTGAGTTGGGTTTAACTGGAGTGGAATCACACCAATGTGAATTGTGTTGGTTCATTGGCCGGCGCACAAAAACCGCACCCACAATGTGAAATTTTCATTGGCCTGTCGTAATTTTCATTGGCTTGAAATGTGTTGTGTGGGGGTATATTACTCTCTTTTTAGTCTTTTATTTTGCTGCAATAcagtacttttttttattgtatactCTGACTCGGGTCAGTTATAAAGTCGGAAAAAGCTATAGGCAGACTATAATTATGCTAAATGCCAAATATCTTTGtacgtatgtatgtgtatattaGAAGCCCAAAACATAGCCGTAGCCGTAGAACGTGTTGACAACGACAAGCTAACAACTCTCCTATTTATCGTGGACGCTCTAGGTGTCTGGCCGTAGCATTATCCTTACGAAAATCTAACGGCGTTGACACTGGGGACCCGAGTTCTTGGTTAAGTGTCTAGTCTTATCAGCAGAAAGGCATCGAAGAAGTAGAAATTTTTGGAGAGCAGTGTGAGAAAGAGGACCCCCATCACCACTGTCATCACTATCATGTATCCGTCACAAGATGATATAACGGGGTCATCAAACTGCATCATCTGTCTAATCAGTCAGGGATTGTTGCAGGCTCCTTCGCCAGTGTTATACTATACCAAAAGATTTAACCAGGTGGTTGCACTCGCACGGGTTGCCGAGCCTGAGACAAACATTTAATGCTTGGCTGCTCGAGAACCAAAATTTGCTGAGGGGTGTTTGTTTGGTTATGAATATAGCTTTGCTTGAGGTGCAATGATACTTCGCCAGTACTGATTTCGAGCTATACCCATCTTTCACTAGAATGATTCGTATGGCTTTCGTCCAAACAGTCTACATCTACGTACAGAACTGAATGCGCCAGTTTTCGGTCATGCCGGGTGCCATGTGGACTCGTGGAGGAAGATGGGATGAGGACTTTGACGGACAGGCGAGGAATCACATGGGGGTTGCATGGGGATGAGGGTTTTGGAGCGTTGTGGGCTTTGTTTGGAGGTATACGGAGCGCACAGAGTCTCACATAaacctaataataataatacagtCTGCAAGGTTATATAAGTTAGTACCTGAAAATGATGCCACAGGAATTCTTTCTAACGCTcaacaaaacccaaaacaaaacaaaaagaaaccatctTTTGAGGTAAATGACAGTGTCATGTTTGGTGGACTATGTTTGAAAAACAAACAAGGTTTTCAAGGGAGAAAATCGTAACACTTTCTTGCACCACCAATGACTCATCATTAAAATCTTttaactatactatatattggtTTTTTGCTTTCTTAATTTATGTTCTTCCGTATTGTTATTTGTTAGATCATCTTTGAGCAGCTAAAACCTTTTGCTCATGACATGAAACCCTATATATGGGGGAGACAATCCAGGGAATCCGAGAGAAAGTGgagctttgagagagagagagagagagagagagagagagagagagtgaaaggtGGTGGGATAATCATGAGGAAGAGGACAGAAACTGGtccttttctttcacttttcctttctttttcgggagccttaattttttttgaccGGGGATTGAATCCAATTGTATCCTGAGCTTTTTCCAACCGGATTCGCTACACGCGATTACGCAGGCCCTATTGATATTCCGGGTCTTGTCTGGTGTTGATGTGCGGTTTTATGAATCCTATTCCAGTTCAGATCTTCGGAAGTATCGTTGCTTGTTTCGTAACATGTCCGGAATGCCAGCAGGATGTTCATTAGAAAAGCCTATTTCGCATGTGAGAATTCTCTCAATTTATGGCACCAAACTCAAAAGTATATACATCTCCAAAGctacatatacacacacacatatatataactaaaaCATGAAATTTGTCTATGTACAAATCATTTAATGTATAATGGCTATTTCGCAAGTGTTGTTAATTTGATGTTTTAACattctatttcatatatataataatgcaatttatcatttattattataattattttattggaaaaattatgataagtGGGATTTTCGTAGCACAAGTTGAATACCGTGTCGTTTTATTCACGAGTTGAATATGAAGAATATTGTCCTGTAAACTGAAAACAAACACACGCACATTCATGCAAAACTTGTCAGAAATTTGAAACGCCAACACATAATATAATGAGACGGGAGCAGCATTGCTCATTGTACTGTACTACCACTCTCACTAGCTGGCATACAATGAGACAATTCTACCTATATTCCATCTTAAATTCATGTAAAAACTCTTTCTTTTGTAAACTCACCGCTGGGAAAAAATAGCTACCATCTTTCGCTTttcattcttattttttgagaaaaacaaaatgggtttaaaatatataataaagcgTTACACAtaccatttttcttataataagttaagaaaaaaagttaaaatttgaataaaatattattttttaatattattatcatttaagtatttaaaaaagtaaaattatttattatattttatgtaaaaatttgaaaaaaattataataataaaatgaaatattttcactatctaAATAAGGTCTAAATCCctatttttgtataaaaaaatacttactataaattttattcaaataaaatattatgaatttaacaaataaaaaagatgttGCAAACAGAAGAACGTGTCAAGTaggttattttattaaaattctcaacaaaaattaattcattgtaaaaaaaaaaagggccaaACTTTCGGCTgcaatttgaaattataataatattcctacaaatattcaattattaatataataaaaaccaaatgtatgggaaaaaaatttaaaaggatTCTAAAGATTGTAGTAAAAATGgggttttaataataatatatttaatttatcagCAACTCGAGCACTGGCTGATGGTTCCAATAATGTCCGATAGCCGAGGCGCGGGTAGGAGTGGCTCAGTCTTTTGTTTCCTCTGCCCAGAACGATACCATCCAGTCGGTTGGGCCCGCAAATTGTACCGTTAACGGAGACATAACGCCGTTAACTCCGATCGACCACAAACTCTGGCGGTAGTAGTATTAGTACAAGTAATGATTCCGCGAAAGTAAAAAGGAAGAGGAGTCTCTCAAATTATCGCTTAAAGTTACggcttaattattttaaattttttattaagaaaataattattaataaaattatgatattcttttcataattaaaaatattaaaaaatgattgaaataaaaaaaaaatagcggTACGGCCCGCTAGCACTAGCCTAGGAAAACCGTAAGACCTAGATTCCCATACCATCGAACGATTAAAAACAAATCGTCTCTACCACCCATGATAACATCGAACGGTGGGAAGAAGTTGGTTCTTCTATGCTCGCAGGCTGACGTTTTTTGACTACGTTCCACCGCCGTTTCGTTTCATCTCTCCTCGACTCCCCCGGAATGATAAAGATAAaaggtccaaaaaaaaaaaatttttttttaaaataaaaaatgaaatattcattcaaatttgaaaaaaaaaaatctatttacatcTCATATATTaggttaaaaaatttaaacttttaatatatatatatcagcgTAGGTCCATGGCGCGAAAAGTGTGCCCTCAACTCATAAATAGATAGAAGACAACGTCTAAACTTAgagaaaaagtattttaatttgaaagaaattacagataaataaatttataaaatattataatttaatgtaatacgttaaattataaatttattttagttttaaagtATATGTAATGAATGATATAAAGTTATAtcttattatgaatttatttttatataatctatttatttaatgtaaaaattttatttgaagattttcatatatttcaatATAGTTAAAAACCCTATATCAtagaacaaataagataaataacTGCAGGTTTATATAAtaagagtaaataaataaatatatattatattcttaatgaTCTGATCATTACCATCAACCTACCCAATTTGTCACTTTGTATAAATTCCAAACACCATAAATGaggtgtatataatatatatgacaaAATCACTGGGGAACGATATGGTATCTTTCTCACCATCACGTATTGTATTGATAACCATTTCAATTCTTACTAAAAATCACTGGGTACGCCTCCATTCTGTTATACACCtaaaaatattatctttcaCGTACCTTTTTGTCTAAGGAAAATTATATGTTGTTGatgtcaccatttttttttttataattatcattaatttttttaaatggatatgctattttttttttttttttgtattgtaGGTGATTTAGTCTAGATCATAAACTAAACGGCTACTATTATTTTTCCCATCTACGTGACTCTCGTGAGATCTTCTTGGCCGGCATGCATGTGATGTGGGCTCTAACGTGCATCTCTCCCCCTTTTTCCTTGCGgctaaatatataaatcatgatAGGCACATTAACGTTTGACAATAATGTATTTCTTGCTGCCGAAAGATCTCCAAGTCTTTGCAAGAACTCTAATCGTAGCTAGGCACTAGGCAGCCTTGAAGTTCAATGTGTTTGAAAAGTGACACAAAGTTACAAATTACAACTCACTTCTAGCTATAGGCTAGCCGCTGATTGCtctttctaatactaataataatatgcgGTGAAATAAGAGTACGTAAGATACTCAACACACAAATGTCACACAAAGCTACATGAGAAGTAGTGGTGGAACAGTGGAAAGCGCATGCATTGACCGTCCAAATCAACTACATCAACATGCACTTTATACGGTATGGAAACACCATGTCCTCCCCGATcgaggaacaaaaaaaaaaaaaaaaggactagcTAGGGTTCCTGCCGCCACAATCGAGCAGTACCATATATAAGGTTAGGCTCTGAAGTGGGGTTGCTGCATTATGATATATAGTTGAGTGTGTTAGGTTTTAATGGTGGGCGGCTGCACGTTAAGTGTACCTGCAGACTCTGATGTCTGCTCGAGTGGAGTAACACTTGAGTAATATCCCAAGAACTTCAATTATACACATGACATGcatctcttatttttcaaatagcTAGGCATTTCCTATATATAATGGCTAATTATTTAACCAAAAGCATgtcctagctatatatatatatatagcgcaTGATGAAGTTGATGTTACATCCATATCTTGTACACAACTTTCAAAAGTGGATTTGATTTTATTACAGTGCTCCCACTAAATTCGATATATATGCCGAAAAATCGCCAACTCGGCTTGTAATATTAGAATTGAGGCCGTTTGGCATGCATGATCAGATTAAAATCAattcagttaaaaaaaaaaaaacacacaaaagaGATCATTCAGATCAACCCCTGATCCAATAGACTTTATATGTAAAGCCTTTTCCTAAAATTTTCATGTATAGCCATTGCTTAATTTATTATCCCATAGTAATACtttttaagttataaaaaaataaaaaaaaataaaaataaaataaaaatatatataataacttaacGTGCGACTTCAAGCTGTCCCCCATGATCTATTTTACTTTCATCTTTTCCATGTGTgacttttctctattttctgtCAAGTTTCCTTCATCTAGTTGACAAGAACGATTTTTCCTGATCTCACTTATAATCTTCTCGATCTGCACCAAAGATCTTGTTCGTCTAATCTATGGCTAAGATTTCCGTATTTATAATGGTCCGTAGCTAGCAATGAGttgtaaaattatccaaatatcTTTGTGTATTTACGTAAATATCTATCAATTCATCTGAATAAATTGATTAGATCTCaatcttataattatttaatcaaattaatatataagataaataaataaattacatgaCACAACAATTAGTGACGAATgtaaactctttaaaggtaaaatcttTTAGGGCAGTCAAACTCataaaagtttattttattattttaaaatcaaattatagtAAATTctcaattataaaatttttgtcaaTTGACTCTCTTATTTAACTAGACAAACGATCTGTTTGTCTCTATTGTAGTAGCAGTCAGAATATTTGACGATATTCAAATATTGGCTTTTATCCTGAAACTCCAGTGGCTCAAACTTGACTAAACAATTCTCCAACATGGAGCAACAATCACACTAAAAGATagataagaaaaaaatgaaaattctccaaaaacttttctcaccaaaatatgcaatgaaaaatattatagaaaatAGATTTGAATCTCTATCAATCCTAACAAGTAAGACCCttgaataaataatttgaatgcAGTTTTAGTTTCAATAGGACTTTGCTGGAGGAGCAAGTCTGTCGTGAAGAGGTCTCCTGATGGAATGCTGACACCTGCGCTCAATCTTTTCTATGGTAACAAATTTCAGCTTAACCTCTTTTCTGAATAAGTGCAAAATCCTTGAGACTCAACTAAGatttatctaaaataatctataataatttttagataaatttaatattgttataaatgacgtcaataaataatttatattcattcaaaattacagatttaataataggataaacgttatcattttattcatataattttatctaaactTATCAAGTTAGTCACATAGTCTTAAACAAAATCTTGCATCTGTAAGTTGTAACGACCACACAGgtacatttctttttattataattcgcatggaatattaatatataggatCGATCACTATATCTTTAACTTGTACGTGCTTGggttttcttttagttttttaatatgatcAACTTGTCCTGTTTTCAGGATCATTGGTATTTCATAGCAATATTTTGACTCAAAAGCAATGGGTTTTTCAAGACTAGCTTGACATTTAGTGCACATCGTCTTCGTTCCTTTTCTAGATTCAGGAGGGGGCCGGAGTGGGTGCTGAGCCCTAATCGATAGGTGTTTGAAAATGGTAGGACATTGGACGAGACTTCTTCGATCACCCTGATCATGAACTGCACAACATGTGTATAGATCATTCCAACCCCATTTGTCAGACGCTTGCCTTTTTTTAGAGTTTTACGAATGCTCGACAATTATTGGTGTTATCAACAAATCTACTTGattaataataaatgaatacTTTCTCGACTCTCTTACCACTTGCGTTGGAGtgatctaatttttctttacgGGTGGTTCCACTTTGTCCATTCTTGTATGAATATGCGACACATGGAGATGCAGCTAGCCCAAGTTGCTTGTTTAAAATACATGGATCTTAACGTAGAATATAACTGTCATAAAACTGAAGAATTATGTAGAGGTTTGACACAATTAAAAGTTGATCAGATTGAACTAAAATATTGCAACTGGAAAGGCAGATCGGAGCTGTGTACGCCGCAGGATCATTGCCTACAGATCGATTAGTACGTACTTGACTTAAACTTTCATAAATGTCGAGGGAAAACAAATCATAGAAAAGCTGACGAGTATAAGCTGTTCATATCTTGACTTTTACTGAAGTGTATGTTTATTCACGTGGCTTTGGGATATTGAG
Coding sequences within it:
- the LOC122274606 gene encoding heavy metal-associated isoprenylated plant protein 33, giving the protein MSKEDFLKIQKSVLKVNIHCDGCKQKVKKILQKIDGVYTTEIDAEHGKVTVTGNVDPAVLIKKLVKSGKHAELWGAPKANNKGQKGGNNQPKGGQPNPQQQQQLQHLQQQQHLQQQQHLQQQQHLQQLQQLQQLQQQLQQMKELQGLKLPQFKDMKMPKDQNANQKAVRFDLPDDDDEYDDEFDEYDDDDVYDDDEFEDEMDDPHHPLNKMNAMMNRNNPQLMNAQKGGNGGGGGGSNGKKGGGGALPVQINGGNNDGKHGNGGKKGGGGGGNNQNQGGGGGKNGGKNGGGVPSDAKNPDGGGAGNKSGHNGANGNNSNVNGGKKNDGVHPMNPHGMHMGGPHGLVGGNAGHMGGMNMPLGQMGNMPMGQMGNIPAVQGLPATAMNGGGGGYFQGAGPEAMPGNPYHHQQYLAAMLQHQQQQQRAAMANERFQHMMYARPPPAVNYMPPYNPYPPPPDPYAHAFSDAFSDENTSGCNVM